The following is a genomic window from Spiribacter sp. 1M189.
CGGGGGCTTTTCTTATGCTGCCAAACCAATCCGTCAGCGTGCTCTCTGCTGCCTTCCCTTGCCCAGTGCGGATTTGACCTGCGAGTAGGTAATGCCATGCTTGCGGCACAGCTGCTTCACAGTGGCGAGGTCAGTCTTGCGCTCTTCACGCACGGCTTCTCTAATCGCCTTGTCCAGTTCCTCACGCTGCTTGATCAACTCTTCTGCTCTGCTCATCGTGGTTTCCATCCTCTGCTT
Proteins encoded in this region:
- a CDS encoding H-NS family nucleoid-associated regulatory protein; this translates as MSRAEELIKQREELDKAIREAVREERKTDLATVKQLCRKHGITYSQVKSALGKGRQQRAR